From Anomalospiza imberbis isolate Cuckoo-Finch-1a 21T00152 chromosome 22, ASM3175350v1, whole genome shotgun sequence, a single genomic window includes:
- the HOXB4 gene encoding homeobox protein Hox-B4, translating into MLGGPGRARAGQVSLSGARRGPRHWPALSHGLNFVHLTKLMAMSSFLINSNYVDPKFPPCEEYSHSDYLPNHSPEYYGSQRQRENAFHHEAVYEPRAACKEQLYPSCQSSGQPGAPLSPRGHVHPPAGLRSRLAEPQAGTPSPPPSCSQSAAKQSPGGAEPVVYPWMKKVHVSTVNPNFCGGEPKRSRTAYTRQQVLELEKEFHYNRYLTRRRRVEIAHALGLSERQIKIWFQNRRMKWKKDHKLPNTKIRSGSSSSSSSTQIPQGTSQSRSHGPASAL; encoded by the exons ATGCTGGGGGGCCCCGGGAGAGCCCGGGCTGGGCAGGTTTCCTTATCCGGGGCTCGCCGTGGCCCTCGCCATTGGCCCGCGCTGTCACATGGACTCAACTTTGTTCACTTGACA AAATTAATGGCCATGAGCTCGTTCCTGATCAACTCCAACTATGTGGACCCCAAGTTCCCACCCTGTGAAGAATATTCCCACAGCGATTACCTTCCCAATCACTCGCCGGAATACTACGGCAGCCAGAGGCAGCGGGAGAACGCTTTCCACCATGAAGCCGTGTACGAGCCGCGGGCCGCCTGCAAGGAGCAGCTCTACCCGTCCTGCCAGAGCTCCGGGCAGCCCGGCGCTCCGCTGTCCCCCCGGGGTCACGTCCATCCTCCGGCCGGCCTGCGGAGCCGCCTGGCCGAGCCCCAGGCGGGCACCCCCAGCCCGCCGCCCTCGTGCAGCCAAAGCGCGGCCAagcagagccccggcggcgCGGAGCCCGTGGTTTACCCCTGGATGAAAAAAGTCCATGTAAGCACGG TGAACCCCAATTTCTGCGGAGGGGAACCGAAGCGCTCCCGCACGGCGTACACGCGgcagcaggtgctggagctggagaaggagttCCACTACAACCGCTACCTGACGCGCCGGCGCCGCGTGGAGATCGCGCACGCGCTGGGCCTCAGCGAGCGCCAGATCAAGATCTGGTTCCAGAACCGCCGCATGAAGTGGAAGAAGGATCACAAGTTACCCAACACCAAGATCAGGTccggctcctcctcctcctcctcctc AACTCAGATCCCACAAGGAACATCCCAAAGTCGATCCCATGGACCAGCCTCCGCCCTATAA